Proteins from one Thaumasiovibrio subtropicus genomic window:
- a CDS encoding MFS transporter: MRGMNQQSRLILGSLLVVLSLSLILVVGYAQALKSYQQLAKDAVLSQTEAARIGIQQILSSGVPLHDIAGLQKVLSPIADSDVSVVDLRLIAGDQELYRYTNELMNGSVISVPLSNKFVQVGTLEILLSDNVVKQAIHRAFQPLLWLVAGLVVLFIFVVVRGKGQRYLLGFSLAFIAMAFSVMLLVGSLFKDGLESKANSMANVILQRLEPVMVLDIEPDMITGLDEMLSAYREVNTELSSVTVYREDQTIAHSDDGSRMGGLADYHVRSGENRQVSLSFHPEVLLSQLLKIIKSFAILFGGCAFICFAFVKLLNQPLHQSNASLVLEQIKPLFLMTVLMESMMAPTLPNFLGDVALSAGMPVSASSWFFTVYFVGFALTLLPASRLTELLDVRSVLISGVVLAALGCLLLALRHDLTMILVARLLAGIGQAMVFIAVQSYILRYSDATNKTQAAGIIVFCFNAGFIAGAAIGALLTDFLGERGVFLLSSAVGVGMVFFSFILPTASKQTRQVGSAQSHTLRHHVRELTQDAWRLLSGPSFLRTMLLVGIPTKMMLTGVVTFAVPLLLAQAEVSKESIGQVLMVYAAAVLFISQKVSPIVDKLGSSKTVLCLGSLTAAISLAVLSLALSLGPAWAIVSLTTGSMLIMGISHGLINAPVVTHVVNNVSGESDTTVAATYRFLERIGHVLGAIVVGSLLTLTGNADAFWILGAFFVAAAIGMYLFEGKTQQEGISHG; the protein is encoded by the coding sequence ATGAGAGGGATGAATCAACAAAGCCGATTGATTTTAGGCAGCTTACTTGTGGTACTTTCTCTCAGCCTTATTCTGGTGGTGGGTTATGCACAAGCCTTAAAAAGCTACCAACAGTTGGCAAAAGATGCCGTTCTTTCGCAGACAGAAGCTGCACGGATTGGCATTCAACAAATCTTAAGTTCTGGAGTCCCTTTACACGATATTGCGGGATTACAAAAAGTACTGTCTCCGATTGCAGATTCAGATGTGTCGGTTGTCGATTTACGGTTGATCGCGGGTGATCAAGAACTGTATCGCTATACCAATGAACTGATGAATGGCAGCGTGATCTCTGTGCCTTTGAGTAACAAGTTTGTGCAAGTGGGTACGCTAGAAATCTTATTGAGTGACAATGTGGTAAAACAAGCTATTCATCGTGCATTTCAACCGCTGTTGTGGCTCGTTGCTGGCTTGGTTGTGCTGTTCATTTTTGTTGTTGTGAGGGGGAAAGGGCAGCGATATTTACTCGGCTTTAGTTTGGCTTTCATTGCCATGGCGTTTAGCGTCATGTTGCTGGTGGGGAGCTTATTTAAAGATGGTCTGGAAAGTAAAGCCAACTCAATGGCAAATGTGATTTTGCAACGTCTTGAGCCAGTTATGGTGCTCGACATTGAGCCTGACATGATTACTGGGCTTGATGAAATGTTGAGTGCTTATCGCGAAGTGAATACAGAGTTGTCGAGTGTGACCGTCTATCGTGAGGATCAGACCATTGCCCATAGTGATGATGGCTCAAGAATGGGCGGTTTAGCCGACTATCATGTTCGATCTGGTGAAAATCGCCAAGTTAGCCTGTCTTTTCATCCAGAAGTCTTGCTGAGTCAACTGCTTAAGATAATTAAGAGCTTTGCGATTCTGTTTGGTGGATGTGCCTTTATCTGCTTTGCTTTTGTGAAACTGCTCAATCAACCCCTTCATCAAAGCAACGCTTCGTTGGTACTTGAGCAGATTAAACCGCTTTTTTTGATGACAGTGTTGATGGAATCCATGATGGCACCCACCTTGCCGAACTTTCTCGGTGACGTAGCGCTCAGTGCTGGTATGCCCGTTTCCGCATCGTCATGGTTTTTCACCGTCTATTTTGTCGGTTTTGCTTTGACCCTATTACCAGCCTCTCGCTTAACAGAACTCTTGGATGTGCGCAGTGTATTGATTAGCGGCGTGGTACTCGCGGCGTTAGGGTGTCTGCTATTGGCCCTTCGTCACGATTTGACCATGATTCTCGTTGCCCGTCTCTTGGCTGGGATCGGGCAGGCTATGGTGTTCATTGCCGTACAAAGTTACATTTTACGCTATAGCGATGCGACTAATAAGACACAGGCTGCCGGCATTATTGTCTTTTGCTTCAACGCGGGGTTCATTGCTGGCGCCGCGATTGGCGCGCTGTTGACTGACTTCCTTGGTGAGCGCGGTGTTTTCTTGCTGTCATCAGCCGTGGGTGTCGGCATGGTCTTTTTCTCGTTTATTTTGCCTACTGCGTCAAAGCAAACGAGACAGGTCGGCAGTGCTCAATCTCATACTTTACGGCATCACGTTCGTGAGTTGACCCAAGATGCATGGCGGCTTCTAAGTGGCCCCTCTTTCTTGAGGACGATGTTGCTTGTTGGCATACCCACCAAAATGATGCTGACCGGAGTCGTTACCTTCGCTGTTCCGTTATTGCTTGCTCAGGCAGAGGTGTCAAAAGAGAGTATTGGTCAGGTATTGATGGTGTATGCCGCAGCCGTCCTATTTATCAGCCAAAAAGTGTCGCCTATTGTCGACAAGCTCGGCAGCAGCAAAACCGTATTGTGTCTTGGTAGCCTCACCGCCGCGATTTCGTTGGCCGTGCTTTCTTTAGCTCTAAGTCTTGGACCCGCATGGGCGATTGTGAGTTTGACGACGGGATCAATGCTGATTATGGGCATTTCTCATGGGCTCATTAATGCACCTGTGGTGACGCATGTTGTTAATAATGTCTCCGGTGAATCCGATACTACCGTTGCTGCTACTTATCGATTTTTAGAGCGCATTGGTCATGTGCTAGGCGCGATCGTTGTTGGATCTTTGCTAACGCTTACGGGCAATGCAGATGCCTTTTGGATATTGGGCGCATTCTTTGTGGCGGCTGCGATCGGTATGTATCTGTTTGAGGGGAAAACCCAACAGGAGGGCATATCACATGGCTAG
- a CDS encoding D-alanine--D-alanine ligase family protein, with protein MTHASFPFEEADLRLIKQRLRVAVVHGGDVHEPENYIRRTKSLRTTKTYRQVAEDIAQGLHEAGFEQVFVLSESLHLAEQLSAYQVDLVFINSGGLQGADAMTHLPALLEMLGIPYVGHQPMTAGILDNKHLFKKFVMAEGISSAPFILVRSGDRQWLSHHAVQLAEMERHFGEGYIVKPVCGRASLHVYRVADQFGLLEKVQQVQAETGNDVLIEPYLSGPEYVVSVCGGFSFRQQRLVDHHGPFAFSVIERLLDKGEAIFTSMDVKPITASRVKLVVDPEVRDALTSMATKIYQALDLHSLVRVDVRKGSDNKFYVLEANPKPDLKRPNSEKISLVCHGLSEESMSYVDLIQSLVFNRLAYLKSHRPDTLPTWVIEQPSNPEVGLPT; from the coding sequence ATGACCCACGCCTCTTTCCCGTTCGAAGAAGCGGATCTACGCCTAATTAAACAGCGTCTGCGTGTCGCTGTTGTGCACGGTGGGGATGTTCACGAACCAGAAAACTATATTCGTCGAACCAAGAGTCTGCGTACGACGAAAACTTATCGTCAAGTCGCGGAAGATATTGCACAAGGCCTCCATGAAGCGGGCTTCGAGCAGGTGTTTGTTCTGTCAGAGTCACTCCATCTCGCCGAGCAACTGAGCGCTTATCAAGTCGATCTTGTTTTTATTAACAGTGGCGGGTTACAAGGCGCTGATGCGATGACCCACCTCCCAGCTTTGCTAGAAATGCTGGGAATCCCATACGTCGGTCATCAACCGATGACGGCGGGTATTCTGGATAACAAACACCTGTTTAAAAAGTTTGTGATGGCCGAAGGCATCAGTTCTGCGCCATTCATTTTGGTGAGGTCAGGCGATCGTCAATGGCTATCTCATCATGCCGTACAGTTAGCGGAAATGGAGCGGCACTTCGGCGAAGGTTACATCGTGAAGCCTGTTTGCGGTCGAGCTTCCTTGCATGTCTATCGCGTTGCCGACCAGTTTGGGTTATTAGAGAAAGTGCAACAGGTGCAGGCTGAAACGGGTAATGATGTACTCATAGAGCCTTATCTATCTGGCCCAGAGTATGTGGTGTCTGTCTGCGGTGGATTCTCTTTTCGACAACAACGTCTCGTTGATCATCATGGCCCTTTCGCATTTTCTGTCATTGAGCGCTTACTTGATAAAGGTGAAGCGATTTTTACCTCCATGGATGTAAAGCCGATCACGGCTTCGCGGGTAAAGCTGGTTGTGGATCCTGAAGTTCGTGATGCACTGACGTCGATGGCGACCAAAATATATCAAGCGCTTGATCTGCATAGTTTAGTGAGAGTGGATGTACGTAAAGGGAGTGATAACAAGTTCTATGTCTTGGAAGCGAATCCTAAACCGGATTTAAAGCGTCCCAATTCAGAAAAAATCAGTTTAGTATGCCACGGGCTGTCTGAAGAGAGCATGAGCTACGTTGACTTGATTCAGTCGCTCGTTTTTAACCGCCTTGCATACTTAAAGTCTCATCGCCCTGATACCTTGCCAACGTGGGTGATTGAGCAACCTTCAAATCCCGAAGTGGGGCTGCCCACATGA